One genomic segment of Devosia sp. includes these proteins:
- the infC gene encoding translation initiation factor IF-3: MRRPMRPVAPQKDGPLANEDITSPDVQLIDAEGENRGIVRTREALAEAQEAGLDLVLIAANSNPPVAKMLDLGRFKYAAQKKAAEARKKQKVIEVKEVQMRPNIDTHDYETKMKAVQRFLGEGDRVKVTMRFRGREMAHQDLGMQLLIKVKDQTEAIAKVESQPRSEGRQMVMVLAPK, translated from the coding sequence ATTCGCCGTCCCATGAGACCCGTTGCGCCCCAGAAGGATGGGCCGCTTGCCAACGAGGATATCACCAGCCCCGACGTCCAGCTTATCGATGCCGAAGGTGAAAACCGCGGCATTGTCCGCACCCGCGAGGCTCTTGCCGAGGCGCAGGAAGCCGGGCTTGACCTGGTGCTGATCGCCGCCAATTCGAACCCGCCCGTCGCCAAGATGCTCGATCTCGGCCGGTTCAAATATGCTGCCCAGAAGAAGGCGGCCGAAGCGCGCAAGAAGCAGAAGGTCATCGAGGTCAAGGAAGTCCAGATGCGTCCGAATATCGATACGCATGACTACGAGACCAAGATGAAGGCCGTGCAGCGTTTCCTGGGCGAGGGCGACCGCGTGAAGGTGACGATGCGCTTCCGTGGCCGCGAAATGGCGCACCAGGACCTTGGCATGCAATTGCTGATCAAGGTCAAGGATCAGACCGAGGCCATTGCCAAGGTGGAAAGCCAGCCGCGCTCGGAAGGCCGGCAGATGGTCATGGTGCTGGCGCCCAAATAA